The Peromyscus leucopus breed LL Stock chromosome 10, UCI_PerLeu_2.1, whole genome shotgun sequence genome segment TGGATGTCCTGAATGCTCCCGATGCAAAGCAATCCTGTCTCTAACATTAAAACCTTGTCGTCATCTACCGCAAATCAAATCCCAAAcaaccaacaactcaaagggaCAAATGCTGCCTGCAAGTCTACACCAAACATTGTCCACTGTGGGTCCAGCTGCCAGGAGGGAGGCATAGGCAGCTGTATTTGTGCTTCTGTGGGGCCTGGCTGGATTTAGTTCAGGTGGTAGCGATGCTCTCCCCGGGTGATATGGGATGAGAACTCGTACCTGTCCCGGCTGTGATAACCACACATGTTACACTCAAAAGGCTCCCGGAAGCCATGGCAGCCCATGTGGATGGTGTACATGACGTGATCCAGGAAGAGCACGCGGCAGTGTTCGCACTTGTAGACCTTCAGCTGCTCGCCACTCGTGCTGACCACGCGGATGGCATCCTGGGAGTTCTCTGAGGCCGCCCTCAGCACCTCATAGGCCCGCTGCTCCTCCTTGAGGGCCAGCCCGTTGTGCACGTGTGGGGTGATGTGGTTGGTCAGGTAGATGAGGCCACTGCGCTGCTCCTCTGCGTTGCTCTCGGTGTCCGTGGAGTCTTGGCAGCTGTTGCTCGGGGAGGCCTCCCGCTCCGATGACACAGACTTGGCCTTGGACAGCAGCAGCAAGTTCTCCACGGCGCTGTCCTGCGCCGAGTGGTTGGACCGTGGGGGGCCATCTGCGGGGGGCTTGTGCAGCTGGTACATGGAGCTGATGACAGGCACCACCTCAGAGCTGCCAGGGGGTGTCTGCACCAGCGGGCGCAGGGACTCAGCCCCCAGGTAGTTGATGGCATTGTTGATGGCCTGGTCCATCACATGGGATGTCATCATCTCGTCCTTCTCATAGCTGGCACTGTCATAGGGCATGTCTGACAGGCACTTGTCTCCTGTGGGAAGTAGGTGACCATTAGTAAAATCTATACCCAGGGGGTTGGAAGGTGTCCCTACTGTCACAGCGGACAGGACACATTTGCCCAGGCACAGGGtggaaaaagggaacatcctgcCCAGGGTCGTACTATAACATGTGCTTTGAGAAATCCTATTTACCCATGAATAAGGAAACTAAAGGTTGTCCATGTCAGCTTGAACTGTGCATGTTTCATTAAGTAAGGTAAAATTAACACTATTATATTgaatttaagtattttaaaagagtTTTCTAAATGTATACTATTTAATTTAtcctaaaattatttaattaaaacacaCAGCCATGAATTAATTCATGTAATAAATTTAAGATACTATAttacatttatcattttaatatagaaaaacTTGTACTCAAAAACATGATTACATATTACTTATAATAAACTAAATATTTCTtagtaaatatttcaaaagtagaTGAACTCCAGTGCATGATGAAAGCAGAATGGATACATTAACACAACTGTATGCACCCTCGCTTCATAGTTAGCAGTAGTGAATGATCTTAGCAGAAACTGGAAGCGGGAAACAGAGAAAATCCATTGGAGTAGACTGGGAGGTGGGCACCATTCACTTACTATTACAAAAATGCCTAATACTAAAGATGAACGAAACTGAGAATTCAGTGGTGACTTGTTGTGGGATAGAGtgcttgtttaactctgtaaagatatgttacttttgcttatgctgcatttgtttaattatgtaaagatgtgtttctgttttaccttgcctgcctaaggcacctgattggtctaataaaaagctgaatggccaatagttggGCAGGGGAAGGATAGatggtgctggcaggcagagagaaagacccCAGCTGGGggccggccagccagccagccacggagGAAGCAaaaaagcaggatggacagtacatagatgaggtaaacgagcttctgggcagcacatagattaatagaaatgggttaatttaagttaaaaaagctagcaagaaacaagcctaagctaaggctgagcattcataattaatagtaagtctccatgtctttattagggagctagttggtggcccaaagaaaaccCCAACTATAAGTGGCACCCAAACATAGGGCATGCATTTTTACATAGGGCCTgggaaagctggaaaaaaaaaaagaaaccaacatgGCTTCCTAGTAGCCTGGTGCTCGTAGTGTAAGGTGacctgtacagcaagcacttgagCAGCTGGCGTGTTAACCAGAAACAACAGCTAAGTAAAAATGCCCACCATAATGTGGGCACCACTTCTTAGAGCTGAGGTGATTAAATGCAGCTCCCAGTTAAACTCAACTCTTGGTCAGGCCTGCAGGGCATAAAGCTCAGCTCTCACAGACCCGAGTGGGGTGGAGCCAGCTGTTAGTGCAAAGTCGAGCAGGTTGGGCTCATATGGTCAAAGAACACTACAGGTACACAGTAAAGCAGgtccagacaggaaaaaaaaaacaacccaaaactcTCATTAGGTTACAGTTACAACTCTAGTTTGAAAATGTGCATCggtgcttaagaaagaaaagaaaatgggtgtaGATggtcataggaaaaaataaatagtttgaaaatagtacagtctttaaagagagagtgaagtaatataaaggaaaaaagtcatgtaaagatgggaaatacacagggagtctgtgGATCCTGTCTGGTGTTgtgctgactttgaattttttgaatgctaatgagtgaacaatagctgctgagagacatagGATTGTAacagggactgctgaattaaaacagcctagatactttagggatgtcttaacttaaaaatggaattcagaaaacgaggttatgcttttgtttccacaggaaatgaaaggctgtggattccttcaatgTTAgtagagatcaggtttgattggggagacctcctgaaaattttgataataaagaaataaaccaagaaaaaatacAAGACGGGTGATGTATATGCTAGTCCTtctgcatgggaacagctctgagactggacaacaacTGTTACAACTAGTTTTTCCATAATGTGACCATTGTCTCGGTTTTCTCAGGGTGCCTTGGAGATACTGTTGCCTCCAGACAACGGGGAGcggtctagagaacacaacacccacactCCCAAGAGGTGGGTGATtattggtcatttggtgggttttggatatttatcatcatttaggagtgatataggaatataggataaaaagacaactattaacctcaaatattttacaatggtatggattttggtatattggtacaaatttaaacttgtttttgttatgctgtatgtatatttctattcttatctGGGGTGTTGTGcttatatagctcatttaaaaatgtaatgtataattaagaaatgcagattagtagttagtcatctatagtaACCAAATTTGTAGctatattaggtatgttttcaaggttaaacagatatattttagataggtgacCTTCAAATGCTTCAGAAACCTACagatatggcatttaagatgtttactaacctaaggcttttcatgacagtgagacatgtctactcctggcagcaccaatctacttcataaaagaatGATGGGCATCCAAGAACCTCCAtacagagtttgctttcattgtggcaaggtagccatttgggcaagaaactgtcttTGCTTCGACAGCTGACCAtccaaactggacatgcaggacacaaaggaaagagaCTGCCCAACTGTGTCaggacaaggtaggacagtcctttaagattcttgttttgtagaaaagtctgccagatactctaggcctgtaggctgaagatggatgccacagtgttgcagaggaaccttgggtgactgtccaggcagccagatgtctctgttgtttttatatttttggaagttgcttgctctgcacttcctgtttactcaggtaatagcatatccttctggggtctttgcaggagttgaagactagatagttatagttacagttttccttagttatgagaAGGTAAATGAGGTATagagctttggactcatcaagataagatagataacaGAGTGATTTCTCCTAATTTGGCAAATGCAAaaagactggatattgtaaatgtaattcttacttaataactattcttattgtatatagttttactatgttaaagtcaaaacctttcttcttatttagaaaaaaaagggggaaatgttgtagaatatttgcttaaccaggcaaagatgtgttacatttgtttatgctgcatttgtttaactatgtaaagatgtgttgcatttgcattaattaaatacaaTTAACCTGGGCGGAGAGGGACAGGGTTAGCAACTAGTggacaggaagtagcagggaggaggagagccTGGGTTGTTTAGTTGGGGcagtgtggagggagagaggcttCTGGGGACACCAGCTAAGAGAGAAAGTTAGCCAGGTGCTACTCTGTCTGAGCTCGCACcttttcaccctagcctttgaatctGGAGCTTTATTAGaacgatagagatttagttaaagctacctttagtggcagcaacagagccattgtcCGGGGGAACAGAATTGCCCCCAGGCTATGGCCTGAGCAGATGGGCTGACAGTAGTTTAAAGGGCAGCCACCACATAAAACAGCTAGCTCTCACCTTAGCTTTTAAACTACATGAACTCTACTACAATCTGGACCTTTGATGTTCCCAAAGGCCCATGTTTTCAGGTCTTGTCCAACCTGTGGCCCATAAGCCAGATGTATCCCAGTATATCTATGAATGTGCCTGAATCCATTTGTAGATAATAATGTCTTATCACAATGTCGAAGAAGCTTGGTGACTACCCAGGGACATGCTGTTGGGAGTTCTGGACTCTTTAGGGAAGAAGGGCTGAAAGGGAAGACCTTAGATTTTGGGTGACTATATTCTCAAAGGAGATACTGAGACTCTGACCCTCTTATATTTTCCTCTTGCTTCATAACCACacggcaaacttttttttttttttttttttttttttttttttttttttttttcagtttttcgagacagagtttctctgtgcagttctggtgcctgtcctggatctggctccgtagaccaggctggcctcgacctcacagagatccacctggctcaaaCATTTCTTATGACCTACTTATGCTTCCCTGCCACAGGTCCAGAACAACAGGGCCAGTCTTGGAGAGGAACCTTTCAAAGCTGCAAATTCAACTTCTTTTTTAACAAGTTGAACATCTCAGgtatttttcttcagtgatggaaaATCTGGCTAACACAAACCTCCATCCGCGGTACCAGTGGGAGACGAGATTAGATCTGGCTTCGGGTAATTAGTTTTGGAGTAAATGttctaataatgaaataaaatgaatttctttaaagatttatcatctagctgggcagtggtggcacaagcctttaattccagcactcaggaggcagagacaggttgatTTCtgagactttgaggccagcctggtctacagagtgagttccagagcagccaggacaacagagagaaatcttgtcttgataaaccaaaaaaaaaaaaagttttatctgCTAAATGTTAAGTCTAATATGAACTCATGACTCAGACAGCAAATTCATTCAAGCAATTGTTTACGTTCCTCTTGGCAGGCAGGGATAGCCATTTGTGGACCTTCTCAGTGATGGTAAATGAGAACACACGAGGCAGCCTACAGAAGCAGATGCAATCTTTACATTTCACCTCgaaccctgcctccctcctcttcaaCACATCTGGCTCGACAGTGGGACCAAAAGGAAAGGCAGTGAGGACTGTCCCTATCCTTGGATGCACACAG includes the following:
- the Ikzf1 gene encoding DNA-binding protein Ikaros isoform X10, whose amino-acid sequence is MDADEGQDMSQVSGKESPPVSDTPDEGDEPMPVPEDLSTTSGAQQNSKSERGMVAYGADGFRDFHAIIPKSFSPSNVKVETQSDEENGRACEMNGEECAEDLRMLDASGEKMNGSHRDQGSSALSGVGGIRLPNGKLKCDICGIICIGPNVLMVHKRSHTGERPFQCNQCGASFTQKGNLLRHIKLHSGEKPFKCHLCNYACRRRDALTGHLRTHSGDKCLSDMPYDSASYEKDEMMTSHVMDQAINNAINYLGAESLRPLVQTPPGSSEVVPVISSMYQLHKPPADGPPRSNHSAQDSAVENLLLLSKAKSVSSEREASPSNSCQDSTDTESNAEEQRSGLIYLTNHITPHVHNGLALKEEQRAYEVLRAASENSQDAIRVVSTSGEQLKVYKCEHCRVLFLDHVMYTIHMGCHGFREPFECNMCGYHSRDRYEFSSHITRGEHRYHLN
- the Ikzf1 gene encoding DNA-binding protein Ikaros isoform X13, with protein sequence MDADEGQDMSQVSGKESPPVSDTPDEGDEPMPVPEDLSTTSGAQQNSKSERGMGERPFQCNQCGASFTQKGNLLRHIKLHSGEKPFKCHLCNYACRRRDALTGHLRTHSVGKPHKCGYCGRSYKQRSSLEEHKERCHNYLESMGLPGTMYPVIKEETNHSEVAEDLCKIGAERSLVLDRLASNVAKRDKCLSDMPYDSASYEKDEMMTSHVMDQAINNAINYLGAESLRPLVQTPPGSSEVVPVISSMYQLHKPPADGPPRSNHSAQDSAVENLLLLSKAKSVSSEREASPSNSCQDSTDTESNAEEQRSGLIYLTNHITPHVHNGLALKEEQRAYEVLRAASENSQDAIRVVSTSGEQLKVYKCEHCRVLFLDHVMYTIHMGCHGFREPFECNMCGYHSRDRYEFSSHITRGEHRYHLN
- the Ikzf1 gene encoding DNA-binding protein Ikaros isoform X14, whose product is MDADEGQDMSQVSGKESPPVSDTPDEGDEPMPVPEDLSTTSGAQQNSKSERGMGERPFQCNQCGASFTQKGNLLRHIKLHSGEKPFKCHLCNYACRRRDALTGHLRTHSVIKEETNHSEVAEDLCKIGAERSLVLDRLASNVAKRKSSMPQKFLGDKCLSDMPYDSASYEKDEMMTSHVMDQAINNAINYLGAESLRPLVQTPPGSSEVVPVISSMYQLHKPPADGPPRSNHSAQDSAVENLLLLSKAKSVSSEREASPSNSCQDSTDTESNAEEQRSGLIYLTNHITPHVHNGLALKEEQRAYEVLRAASENSQDAIRVVSTSGEQLKVYKCEHCRVLFLDHVMYTIHMGCHGFREPFECNMCGYHSRDRYEFSSHITRGEHRYHLN
- the Ikzf1 gene encoding DNA-binding protein Ikaros isoform X15; amino-acid sequence: MDADEGQDMSQVSGKESPPVSDTPDEGDEPMPVPEDLSTTSGAQQNSKSERGMGERPFQCNQCGASFTQKGNLLRHIKLHSGEKPFKCHLCNYACRRRDALTGHLRTHSVIKEETNHSEVAEDLCKIGAERSLVLDRLASNVAKRDKCLSDMPYDSASYEKDEMMTSHVMDQAINNAINYLGAESLRPLVQTPPGSSEVVPVISSMYQLHKPPADGPPRSNHSAQDSAVENLLLLSKAKSVSSEREASPSNSCQDSTDTESNAEEQRSGLIYLTNHITPHVHNGLALKEEQRAYEVLRAASENSQDAIRVVSTSGEQLKVYKCEHCRVLFLDHVMYTIHMGCHGFREPFECNMCGYHSRDRYEFSSHITRGEHRYHLN
- the Ikzf1 gene encoding DNA-binding protein Ikaros isoform X11, with translation MDADEGQDMSQVSGKESPPVSDTPDEGDEPMPVPEDLSTTSGAQQNSKSERGMGERPFQCNQCGASFTQKGNLLRHIKLHSGEKPFKCHLCNYACRRRDALTGHLRTHSVGKPHKCGYCGRSYKQRSSLEEHKERCHNYLESMGLPGTMYPVIKEETNHSEVAEDLCKIGAERSLVLDRLASNVAKRKSSMPQKFLGDKCLSDMPYDSASYEKDEMMTSHVMDQAINNAINYLGAESLRPLVQTPPGSSEVVPVISSMYQLHKPPADGPPRSNHSAQDSAVENLLLLSKAKSVSSEREASPSNSCQDSTDTESNAEEQRSGLIYLTNHITPHVHNGLALKEEQRAYEVLRAASENSQDAIRVVSTSGEQLKVYKCEHCRVLFLDHVMYTIHMGCHGFREPFECNMCGYHSRDRYEFSSHITRGEHRYHLN
- the Ikzf1 gene encoding DNA-binding protein Ikaros isoform X12; protein product: MDADEGQDMSQVSGKESPPVSDTPDEGDEPMPVPEDLSTTSGAQQNSKSERGMASNVKVETQSDEENGRACEMNGEECAEDLRMLDASGEKMNGSHRDQGSSALSGVGGIRLPNGKLKCDICGIICIGPNVLMVHKRSHTGERPFQCNQCGASFTQKGNLLRHIKLHSGEKPFKCHLCNYACRRRDALTGHLRTHSGDKCLSDMPYDSASYEKDEMMTSHVMDQAINNAINYLGAESLRPLVQTPPGSSEVVPVISSMYQLHKPPADGPPRSNHSAQDSAVENLLLLSKAKSVSSEREASPSNSCQDSTDTESNAEEQRSGLIYLTNHITPHVHNGLALKEEQRAYEVLRAASENSQDAIRVVSTSGEQLKVYKCEHCRVLFLDHVMYTIHMGCHGFREPFECNMCGYHSRDRYEFSSHITRGEHRYHLN